The Mustela lutreola isolate mMusLut2 chromosome Y, mMusLut2.pri, whole genome shotgun sequence genome has a segment encoding these proteins:
- the LOC131822514 gene encoding testis-specific Y-encoded protein 3-like, whose amino-acid sequence MIREEGITEAISPQGQEGKGLLDRDFNPPPHFAARQVEELGSPRDRRRVLLFFRKNSYFRNEVVEKEYVLRAAGYEPSHSTPIQWHPCYEREARSRRHHNSSLNFFNWLSDHSFAGSSRIAEIVMDDLWPNPLQYYMRKKAPAEELRGVQELQHVEVNTQEPCA is encoded by the exons ATGATACGAGAAGAGGGGATAACAGAAGCGATTTCTCCCCAAGGCCAGGAGGGCAAGGGTCTGCTGGACAGAGATTtcaaccctcctccccactttgcCGCCCGGCAGGTGGAGGAACTCGGGTCTCCCCGTGATCGCCGCAGGGTCCTGCTCTTCTTTCGCAAGAACTCCTACTTCCGCAATGAAGTCGTTGAGAAGGAGTATGTCCTCAGGGCTGCTG GGTACGAGCCGTCTCATTCCACTCCCATCCAGTGGCACCCCTGTTATGAACGGGAGGCCCGTAGCCGCAGACACCACAACAGCAGCCTAAACTTCTTCAACTGGCTCTCTGACCACAGCTTTGCCGGGTCTAGCAGGATAGCTGAG ATCGTCATGGACGACCTGTGGCCCAATCCCCTGCAGTACTACATGAGGAAGAAGGCCCCAGCCGAGGAACTGAGAGGAGTGCAG GAACTTCAGCATGTTGAGGTGAATACGCAAGAGCCTTGCGCTTGA